The sequence CCAAACTCCTGGAATTACCATCACAACCCATTCGAGTTGGTACAAGAGTGCACCCATTGGCCCCTCACAACCCGATTATCTGAATGGCTGTGCCCTGTTAGAAGTGCAGCTAAGTCCCTACGAGTTACTCAAAACGCTGCTCAATATTGAAGACCAATTTGGCCGAGTCCGTCAAGAAAGGTGGGGTGCGCGAACATTAGATTTAGATGTACTATTATTTGGCGATTTAATTCTAGAGACGACCGATCTGCAAATTCCCCATCCTCGGATGACCGAAAGAGCATTTGTGTTAGTCCCATTGGCGGAAATTGCCCCAGACTGGATCGAACCGGTTTCTGGGGAGGCAATTTCTCAACTGGTTGAAAAGGTAGACTCTTCTGGAGTTAATTTATCCATCAAGCGGAACTAATCATCCGATCTGGCCCTCCTACATCATTGAGTAACTTGGCGTTGGTATAGAAGACTGAACGTTACTAGTGCCGATCGCATCATCAACTAGCCACTTGCACCGCACAAGTGCCTGTTTTTTGCGCTTCCAGAGCTTCAGTAAACGAATCAATGGCTTCTTGATAGTGGTGAAACTCAACCAAAATATTGCCCTTGAGTTTTAAGGCTTCTGGATGATTGGGTTGAATGGATAAAATATGATTGTAGGTTTCTAGGGCTTTTTCTGGGCGATTGAGGTGATCTAAAAGATAGGCAATTCTGAACCATAAATCTAACATTTCTGGTTCAACAGCTAAGGCTTGTTCGTAGGACGC is a genomic window of Roseofilum reptotaenium CS-1145 containing:
- the folK gene encoding 2-amino-4-hydroxy-6-hydroxymethyldihydropteridine diphosphokinase is translated as MVISNHLETEKRITSAIALGSNLGDSRATLENALKTIDQTPGITITTHSSWYKSAPIGPSQPDYLNGCALLEVQLSPYELLKTLLNIEDQFGRVRQERWGARTLDLDVLLFGDLILETTDLQIPHPRMTERAFVLVPLAEIAPDWIEPVSGEAISQLVEKVDSSGVNLSIKRN